CCCCCACGGAggatgctgggctgggggacTGGCAGGGACCCGGCGTCGGGGCCCACATGCCACCTCCCGTGGGCTGGCTCAgagctggggggctggggggggggctcaggctgtgccctggccctgctcagctgggggggctggggggccaCGGGCGGAGGGCGAGGAGGGGGATGGGCTGGTGGTCTCCACCAGCGCCACGTCCCGGCAGGCGAGGCAGGCGCCCAGTTTCTCCCGGGAGGCACCGGGGGCGAAGATGAACTCGTAGGAGAGCCCGGCCAGCACCGCACCCAGCACCGGCCCCAGCCAGTACACCTGGGGGGGACGACATGTGTCAGGGTTGGTCCGGGGGACACACACAGGGTCAGGGTGCCCCAGGGACAGGGGGACATGGGGTtaggggctgctggggggatGCTAGGCACTGCTCAAGGGATGGGGGGACCAGGGACCCCACACCAGTGATGGGGACTGGATGGAGGAACCTGCTCCAGGCATGGGGAGCTGTGGGGGGATCACACGTTTGGGATGGGGGGACCGGGAGGGGCCCGTCCCAAGGATGGGTACTGAGAGGGACTCATCCTGTGATGGAGGGACCAGGAGGACCCAAACTGGGGATGCAGCTGAGGATGACCTGTcctggggggaactgggggacCTATCCAAACAAAGGGGAGAGCCAGAGAACCCTGTCCTGGGGTGAGGACAGGACTGTGGGGGGTCCCACGCTGCAGCTGGGGGCACCCATCCCCACATTGGGGTCTCTAGGGGGGAACTGGGGGTGCTGCCGACTCACCCAATGGTCATCCCAGGTGCCGGTGACGATGGCCGGTCCCAGAGAGCGTGCCGGGTTCATGCTGCCCCCCGAGAACGGCCCCTATGGGAGAGAGGGGTCAGGGCTGGCCGGGGTGGGGGCCGGCAGCCCCGGCATGGGGGTAGGCAGGTGGGGGTCCTTACCGCGGCCAGGGTGCCGGCAGCCACAGCGCTGCCCAGGGCCAGCCCACCCTGGGGGGCTGCCCGGTCggcagcagcaaaggcaacCAGAGCCAGCTGGAAGGTGGCGAAGGTCTCCCAGGCCAGCGCCTGCCTCGCCGTCCCCGCCGCGCTCACCTGCCACAACAACCCAGCCTCAGCACCCCGTCACCGTCActgggacggggacggggacagggacactCACCCTGGTGGTGAGGCTGGCGTCGTCCGGCAGCACCAGGTGGGCAGCGGCGGAGGCCAGCACGGCCCCAGCACACTGGGCCAGGAGCGCGGCGACCCCGCGCAGGGCACCCAGCTTGCGGGTGCAGAGCAGGGCCAGCGTGAGTGCTGGGTTGGCCTGGGGTGTCCCGAGGGTGCAGGCCAGCGCCCCAGCCGCCAGCCCCCCGGCCAGCGCCGGTGCCAGGGGCCCGGGGGCTGCCGAGGCACCCAGTACCACCCCCACGAAGATGAGCGTCGCCGATGCCTCCGCCAGCACCCCCCGCCAGAAGCACCCACTCCGCAGCTcctgggggcacagggcaggCGGGTGTCACCCCAGCAGGCACCGCGGGGACCAGGTGCCACAGCGATGGGGTGACACGGTGACAGAGTGCCTTGGTGATGGGGTGTTGTGGCAATGGGGGACCTCAGTGACGGGGTGCTGTGGCAACAGGATGCCTCAACGACTGGCATCTCCGTGATGGGGTGCCACGGTGATGGGACCCCTCCGCAACTGGGTACCACGGTGATGGGGTGCCACGGCAAGAGGATGCCTCAGCAACCGGgtgctgtggtggtggtggcgtCTTGGCAATGGAGCACCTTGGCAAGAGGGTCACCACGGCAACTGGGGCACCACGGCAATGGGGGGGCACCACGGCAACAGAGATGGGTGCCGTGGCTACAGGGGGTTACGGTCACAGAGGTGGGGGCAGGAGCCacaggagggctggggaccacAGCGGGGGGCACACAGGGACCCCTGTGCCAGGGCTACGGGCTGGGGTGCCGGGGCTGGGTGCTGAGATGACAGaccgggggggggtccccatgaGTTAGGGGGCTGttctcccacccccccagcagaGAGGGACCCCAGGGCCATGGCTCTGGGGGCGACCAGGGGGCCGAGGGGGaaggggccagggcagcgcaGCTCGCAGGGCCTTACCTCCCCGATGGCCATGGCGCAGCTGCGGGGCTGAGGACAGCGCGGAGGGTACCCGGGGCAGGGGcacctcccacccccccggccctgccAACCCCCCCGGCTGTGCGGAGGGAAGGCCCCATGCTTGGCACAAGGCACCCCTGGGGtgcaggatggggggctgagaaTGGGGCAGGaccctgggggggctgcaggggtccTGGGATTGGGCTCAGAGCATCTCTGGGTGCCATGGCAACGAGCTGGGACACTTTGGGGTGTTGCCACGCCGACCAGCGCTCAATCCCCGGGTGAGAGATGAAAGGCAGGGATGAAAGGCTGGGGGgagcagcggggggggggggggggggggggaaggtgccTGCCTGCGGAGAGGGGGGGCACCCCCATAGCCAGTCCTGCTCACACACCAGGGACAAGAGCCCAGAGCCAGCACCCCCCCCAAACGTTGTGCCGGTCCCCAGcggggcagcaggagagggctggggcggggggtaCCCCTCTGCCCCCCGGCCCGCAGGGAGCCGTCCGCCCGCGTCCCTGCCAGCTCAGCAGCCCGTCCCCGCACGTGGGGTGAGTCAGCGGGGTCGGTGCCGAAGGGCCTGGCTCAGCACGGGGCATGCGGGGGGCCCCGTTCCCTGCTGACGCCCTGCAAAGAGCCAGAACAATCCGCGCCCAGGGCTGCCACAATGGGGCCAGGCCGGCCCTGCCGGCGGACGTGTGGATGCGGAGCGGGGGCCACGCGGTCCCTGCGCCCCGGCACACggggctggtttggggggggggggtgtggagtGGGGGAACAgcggctcccccagccccttcgCTCCCCCCGCACtctcccggcccccccccggctgAGCTTGTGCCAGGCTGGGCCAGGACCCCTCGTCCTGCCCCTAGGCTGGCCGGGGGGTGACACCCCTTCTGCTGCCCCACGAACCCCTGTGGGACCCCGCGTCCTGCCCCTGACAGGACACCCCGGGGGCGCTGTAATCCCCCCCCCGGACTCTCTGGGGACCCCCAGgtctgcccctgccctgcagggcctccatcctgccccacagccccccctcGGGTGGCCCAGGATCCCACATCCTCCCCTACAGACCCCTCAGGAGACTCCGGTGTCCCCCAGGTCCCCCTTTCCCGGGGggacccccccgacccccccgtCTCGCTCCGCGGAACGCCACCCCAccgctgcggggggggggggggggggggaaggacgCGAAGcgccaagatggcggcgccctGCCCGCCCTCAGCTGCGGGGCGGAGCCAGCCGGAGTCAcgcggcgggggagggaggTGCCAAGATGGCGGCCCCGCCTGACGGGCGGGCGGGGTGGGGTAGGGTGGGGCACGTGACCGGCGGCTCCAAAATGGCCGCGCCCATGGtgcgggcggcgcggggcggggcgagcgCCCCGCCGAGGGGTAATGGCGGCAGGGGCGGGGCTTCGGAGCCTTGAACGAGCCGCCCTTAAAGGGGCCGCGCGTTACGGGCCGGCGCGCACCGGCCGCCACCGGCCCCGCGGTGCCAAGGCCTCTGGGGCCGCTGCAGCCCATCCCCGGGCGGGCAGTGACacccccggcggcggggggcctGGGTCCAGCCCCCAgactgcagcccccccccccccccccctaacGCCACCGTCGCTTCCCGGGGCGTTCGGGGCCGAGCGAACCCACGGTTGACGCCGGCATGGCGGACAGGCCCGGCTGGGGGGGACGGGAGGTTTCCCCGGTgtcacgcacacacacacacccccccgccacGTCCTGGCTGGGGCACCGGGGCAACGTCcagccggggccggggaggggggagtccCTCCCTGCGGCGGGGCGAGGGGCAGCACCGGGGGGGGGCGTCTCACCAGGCGGCCCACGGTGTGCGGTGTCCGCCCCCGCGAGAAGCCGCCTGCCCCGCAGCCCGGAGTGGAAGTAGAGTGGAGTGGGGGGGATGGAAAACCGGCCCGGTGCACCCCCACCGGAGCGGGGCCGTCCCCGGCGTTAGGACCCGGCGTGCGCGGTGCCAGCCCAGATTCCAGGCTGGCTCCCGGGCGTGACGTCAGGCGCGGGCCCGCCTGGctcccggcccgccccggcccctcgcGCTCGGGAAAATGCTGCTCTCGGTGCAACCGCGCTCCGGCCTCCCCGCCTTCGCCTACAACAAGAGCGGCAAGAAGGtagaggctggggggggggcggctcccCCCTCCCACCGGTCCCGTCGTCGTCCCcacaccctccctccctccctccctcccccgggCCGCCCGCTCGCCGTCGGGCCCGGCCCTTGGCCGTGGTGGGGCCGCGGGACCCCCGTCCCGGGTgttcccacccccccctccccgccgcggagggggggagcgggggtgtgtgggggggaacACGCCGTGGCGGCCCCCGTGCCTTCCCCGGGGGGGTTGGCcgtggtggggtgggggtgggggggcggcaCAGGCCTGGGCAGCGGGGAGAGGAcggagctggggggggacgacgacacgGGCGCCGGGGTCCTCGGGGGGACACCCGGGAACCACCCCCGCCGGGACAGGGGTCAGAGCGGGACACCCGGGTGAgccacggccccccccccccccggcccgggcctgggggggggggggtcctgcccaCCCAcctcgtgcctcagtttccctccccgggggggggctgtggtCACTCCACGCCTTGGCCCCAGGCACAGTACAGACCCCCAGGTGGGGGCGAGAGGTTATGTAGCCACACAGGGTGGGGTGGGCCCCCCCCAGGCACCTGTCCACGcttgcacacgcgtgtgcaacACGCACACGCCTGTCCTGTGCGAGCACAGACCTCTGTGCCCGGCCATGCCCCTGCCACGGGGTGACAGCCCCCCCAGGGCCCGGGCAGGCTCTCACGTGTGTGCTCCCCCCACGGACACGGATCAGTCCTGGGACATGCTTACACATGCGGAAGGGGGGGCAGTGCACACGCACACGCTTGTGAACCGTGCACGCTTGTGTGCAGGGTGCACACCCACATGCGTGTACACCCACACGTGTGTGCACAGCCGTGCTCACTTGtgctggggggtccccaggggtgTCTGGGGGTCTTGGCCAGGGGACCCCACATGGGTGGGTgacccccagccctgtccctggTGAACGGGGGGGGTGTCACCCCTGGCACCCCCAGCCAGGACCTGGGGATGGACACCccaagctgcagcagagcctggatttggggggacacaggggtgGGGAGccagggggacatggggggacatggggccaccctggggatgggggtgggaCGAGGACCCAGGGAGAGGGACAGGGACGGGTGGGGGGCCAGGGCGTGGGGGCGGCTGCGGGTGATTCATTTTTGCACATTGACATCAGGCCCGAGGTTTCCCAGCCGGCGCCGCCTCCGGCCCAGGGGCCCTGGGGACGGCTGCTGACCCCGGGGCCGTGTCAGACCGGGGGGTCCTGtggccgggggggagccccaGGACGGGCAGGATCCGTCCCTGGGCCCCATCGGGGGCTTTGGATGCCCTCACTGCATCCACACGCGTGTCCcctgggggggccgggatctgGGGGGGCTGCCGTAAAGCCGCGGCAGGCGCTGACCCCTGTCCCCCAGCAGCCCTATGTGCCGCCGGCGCAGCCGCtgggcccccccagccccagccccgccggggGGGCCACGGATCAGCTCAGCAAGACCAACCTCTACATCCGGGGGCTGCACCCTGGCACCACAGACCAGGACCTCGTCAAGCTCTGCCAGCCGTGAGTGGGGCTGAGACACCCCCCCCGGGCGCTggggtccctgctgcccccagcccagggccccccacggtggggctgggggccctGCCAGGCACTgactcccccttccccccagctACGGGAAGATTGTCTCCACCAAAGCCATCCTGGACAAGACGACCAACAAGTGCAAAGGTTGGAGGGGCCGCGGGGTcgagggggggggctgggggggctctgaGGGCCCCTCTcacccccggccccccatccccaggctaCGGCTTTGTCGACTTCGACAGCCCCACGGCAGCCCAGAAGGCCGTGACGGCGCTGAAGGCCAGTGGGGTGCAGGCCCAGATGGCCAAGGTATGGCACGGCCCTTCAGGCCCCCCCCCATGACACCCAGAGCCCCCGGGGACCCCTGCCGTGCACCAGGGGGCCTGGCCGGCCCCCtaaccccccccctccccccagcaaCAGGAGCAGGACCCCACCAACCTCTACATCTCGAACCTGCCGCTGGGGGTGGACGAGCAAGAGCTGGAGGCGCTGCTGAAGCCCTTCGGGCAGGTGGTCTCGACCCGCATCCTGCGGGACCCCCACGGGGCCAGCCGCGGCGTGGGCTTCGCACGGTATGGCGTGGGGGGGCCGAGGGGGCTCTGCTGCGGGCCGAGGGGTGCATGGGGCAAcgcatggggctggggggtgcttGGGGTTGCACAGAGCTAGGGGGGGCTACATGGGGCCGGGGGTAGCCGGGAAGGCCCCGTGTACGGCCCccgccccagccctgctccccccaggaTGGAGTCCACGGAGAAGTGCGAGGCCGTCATCACCCACTTCAACGGGAAGTACATCAAGACGCCCCCGGGGGTGccaggtgggctgggggggtcctgagggactgggggggccgggggctggcCAGCGGTGCTGACGgcccctccccgcagcccccccggaCCCGCTGCTCTGCAAGTTCGCGGATGGGGGTCAGAAGAAGCGGCAGAGCCAGGGCAAGTTCGTGCCCAATGGAAGAGCCTGGGCCCGGGATGGTGATGCGGTGAGAGGAGGGccgggggtgcggggggggcatggggaagGGGTCCTGCcggcgggggggtgggcagAACCCATGGCTGCTGGAGGGGCCATGGCGCAGCACTGAcccctttgccccccccccagggcaccGTGACCTTGGCCTACGACCCTGCGACAGCGCTGCAGAATGGGTGGGTGTCCCAGGACCCCCCACGCCCtggcggggcgggggctgccggccgCATCCCCCCGCCCCTGACGCCCCGCCCCGCAGGTTCTACCCGGCGCCCTACGGCCTGGCCCCCAGCCGGATGATCGCCCCCACGGCCCTGGCCCCGTACCTGCCCTCCCCCGTCTCCTCCTACCAGGTATGGGGGGacggagctgggggggggggggtcctcatggaggggaggagggggtggggTGCTCGGGGGAGCCCCCACCCGCTTCCACCCGGCTGCTGCCGCAGGTCCACGGCCCCGCCTGGATGCACCAGTCCTACCTCGTGCAGCCCACGGTGAGCATGGGCGGAGTGGGTGTGGGAGCCCCACCCACTGCCCCACCCACACCTGCCACTCCCTGACAGCATCCCCACCACCGGCTACTGCGGCAATACCACGCCCACTTCGGACATGCCCCGCCTGCCGTGGTCGCGACCACGCCCACTTTGGACATGCCCCTCCCACCGTGACCACGGCCGCACCCATTTGAGGCATGCCCCACCCACTGTGACCACCGCCCCGCCTCACGGCCCCACCCTGCCCCACGCCCTGGgtctccctgtcccccccgccccgtgtcCCGGCTGTCCCGTGCCCCACACATCCCCCGTCCACGGAGCGGGGTCCCCGCAGCCCCAAGTGTCCCCGTGCGTCCCCACGGCCCCGGTCCCCGTGTCTCACCGGTGTGTTCCCCCCcacgcgcccccccccccatcccctggcCCTGCACGTCCCCCGGTTCCCCGGGCTGACGGAGCCGTGCAGGGCGCGGTGCTGGCCCCCGCTGTGGACCACGccgtccccctccagccttccgTGGTGGCCCCCCTGGCCCAGCAGCTCGGCCACCTCTCGCTGGGCAGCGCCGGCACGGTAAGACCCCCCCCCTTTGGTCCCCCCACTGGTGGCCctggacccccccaccccaccccaccgaCGATGACGCTCTCCCCAGTACGTACCCGCTGCCACCGCCGTCCCCGGAGCCTTCATCCCGCCGTACCCACCGGTGCCGCCTGCTCTCCCGCTGGAGGTGAGTGCTGGGGGACcaggggggagccggggggggggggcacgcaggggattgaggggggggggcccggctcTGCTAACGCCTCCCCGCAGGACGGCAGCGCTGCCCCGACCCACGGCCCCATCGAGTCGCCGTCCGAGCCCGGCGCCTTCCCCTACCCCTACCCCAAGtagcggcgggggggggccggcccGAGGGACCTGGCACCTGCCGGCTGCCGGGAGGGGCTGGGCCGGGACCtctgc
This window of the Buteo buteo chromosome 17, bButBut1.hap1.1, whole genome shotgun sequence genome carries:
- the LOC142041267 gene encoding aquaporin-2-like — protein: MAIGEELRSGCFWRGVLAEASATLIFVGVVLGASAAPGPLAPALAGGLAAGALACTLGTPQANPALTLALLCTRKLGALRGVAALLAQCAGAVLASAAAHLVLPDDASLTTRVSAAGTARQALAWETFATFQLALVAFAAADRAAPQGGLALGSAVAAGTLAAGPFSGGSMNPARSLGPAIVTGTWDDHWVYWLGPVLGAVLAGLSYEFIFAPGASREKLGACLACRDVALVETTSPSPSSPSARGPPAPPAEQGQGTA
- the RBMS2 gene encoding RNA-binding motif, single-stranded-interacting protein 2 isoform X1; translated protein: MLLSVQPRSGLPAFAYNKSGKKQPYVPPAQPLGPPSPSPAGGATDQLSKTNLYIRGLHPGTTDQDLVKLCQPYGKIVSTKAILDKTTNKCKGYGFVDFDSPTAAQKAVTALKASGVQAQMAKQQEQDPTNLYISNLPLGVDEQELEALLKPFGQVVSTRILRDPHGASRGVGFARMESTEKCEAVITHFNGKYIKTPPGVPAPPDPLLCKFADGGQKKRQSQGKFVPNGRAWARDGDAGTVTLAYDPATALQNGFYPAPYGLAPSRMIAPTALAPYLPSPVSSYQVHGPAWMHQSYLVQPTGAVLAPAVDHAVPLQPSVVAPLAQQLGHLSLGSAGTYVPAATAVPGAFIPPYPPVPPALPLEDGSAAPTHGPIESPSEPGAFPYPYPK
- the RBMS2 gene encoding RNA-binding motif, single-stranded-interacting protein 2 isoform X2, which encodes MLLSVQPRSGLPAFAYNKSGKKQPYVPPAQPLGPPSPSPAGGATDQLSKTNLYIRGLHPGTTDQDLVKLCQPYGKIVSTKAILDKTTNKCKGYGFVDFDSPTAAQKAVTALKASGVQAQMAKEQDPTNLYISNLPLGVDEQELEALLKPFGQVVSTRILRDPHGASRGVGFARMESTEKCEAVITHFNGKYIKTPPGVPAPPDPLLCKFADGGQKKRQSQGKFVPNGRAWARDGDAGTVTLAYDPATALQNGFYPAPYGLAPSRMIAPTALAPYLPSPVSSYQVHGPAWMHQSYLVQPTGAVLAPAVDHAVPLQPSVVAPLAQQLGHLSLGSAGTYVPAATAVPGAFIPPYPPVPPALPLEDGSAAPTHGPIESPSEPGAFPYPYPK